Genomic DNA from Bacillus sp. SM2101:
GCAGAGCGATAAATATTTTACCTGCATCAACGAGTGGTTTCATATATCTATAAAAAAATGTAAGTAAAAGTACTTGTATATGTGCTCCATCTGTATCGGCATCAGTCATAATGATTACTTTATCATAATTAATATCCTCCACAGAAAACTCAGAGCCAACTCCTCCACCTACAGCATGTATAATTGTATTAATTTCTTCATTTTTAAATATATCTGCAAGCTTAGCTTTTTCTGTATTAATAACCTTACCACGTAAAGGCAGCACAGCTTGAAATCGTCGGTCTCTCCCTTGCTTAGCAGATCCACCTGCAGAATCACCTTCAACTAAATAAAGTTCATTTTTATGTGGATTACGAGATTGAGCTGGTGTAAGCTTTCCACTTAATGTACCTTCAGATTTCTTTCGTTTCTTCCCGTTTCGTGCTTCTTCTCGAGCTTTTCTAGCAGCTTCTCGAGCTTGATATGCTTTTATAGCTTTTTTCACTAATAACGAACTAACATCAGGATTTTCCTCAAAGAAATACGCCAAATTCTCCGTTATAACAGCATCAACTGCTGAGCGCGCATCACTTGTCCCTAACTTCCCTTTCGTTTGCCCTTCAAATTGAAGTAACTCCTCTGGAATTCTGACAGACACGATGGCAGCAAGCCCTTCACGAATGTCTGATCCCTCAAGGTTTTTATCTTTTTCCTTTAATAATCCTACCTTACGGGCATATTCATTAAAAGCACGCGTCATTGCTGTTTTAGCACCCGACTCATGGGTACCTCCATCCTTCGTTCTTACATTATTCACGAATGAAAGGATGTTTTCTGAAAATCCATCATTAAATTGGAAGGAATATTCAACTGCAATGTCGTTTTGTTCCCCTTCAAATGATATCACTGGATGTAGTGTATCCTTTTCCTCGTTTAAATATTGAACGAAAGCCTCTATGCCATTCTCATAGTAAAATATTTCTTGCTCATCATGCCGCTCGTCTATGAGCTCAATCTTTAGACCCTTTAACAGAAATGCTGACTCACGCAATCTCTCACACAGTGTATTAAAGTTATATGTAATTGTACTAAATATGCTTGGGTCTGGCTTAAAGTGAGTTGTTGTACCCGTTTGATTCGTTCTCCCTTTATTTTCAAGTGCAGAAACTACACTTCCTCCTTGTTCAAACCTCTGTTCGTATACGTTTCCATCACGACGGATCGTAACAGTTAACCATTCTGAAAGAGCATTAACGACAGATGCACCTACACCATGTAATCCTCCACTCGTTTTATAACCACCTTGTCCAAACTTCCCACCAGCATGTAAAACAGTATGTATAACTTCAGGAGTGGGCTTTCCCGACTTATGCATGCCAACTGGCATGCCTCTCCCTTTATCAACTACACTAATACTTTGATTTTTATGTATCGTAACTTTTATATGGTTCCCGTAGCCAGCTAAAGCTTCATCTACAGAATTATCAACAATTTCATATACTAAATGATGTAACCCTCGTGTGTCCGTACTTCCTATGTACATACCCGGACGTTTTCTTACAGCTTCCAGCCCTTCTAGCACCTGAATGGCTTCATCATTATATTCAAAACTTTGCTTTGACAAAAAACTACCTCCTCAATACAAAAAACATACACAACAACTTTTTAATCTTGTTATAGTACAAAATAAATGC
This window encodes:
- the parE gene encoding DNA topoisomerase IV subunit B yields the protein MSKQSFEYNDEAIQVLEGLEAVRKRPGMYIGSTDTRGLHHLVYEIVDNSVDEALAGYGNHIKVTIHKNQSISVVDKGRGMPVGMHKSGKPTPEVIHTVLHAGGKFGQGGYKTSGGLHGVGASVVNALSEWLTVTIRRDGNVYEQRFEQGGSVVSALENKGRTNQTGTTTHFKPDPSIFSTITYNFNTLCERLRESAFLLKGLKIELIDERHDEQEIFYYENGIEAFVQYLNEEKDTLHPVISFEGEQNDIAVEYSFQFNDGFSENILSFVNNVRTKDGGTHESGAKTAMTRAFNEYARKVGLLKEKDKNLEGSDIREGLAAIVSVRIPEELLQFEGQTKGKLGTSDARSAVDAVITENLAYFFEENPDVSSLLVKKAIKAYQAREAARKAREEARNGKKRKKSEGTLSGKLTPAQSRNPHKNELYLVEGDSAGGSAKQGRDRRFQAVLPLRGKVINTEKAKLADIFKNEEINTIIHAVGGGVGSEFSVEDINYDKVIIMTDADTDGAHIQVLLLTFFYRYMKPLVDAGKIFIALPPLYKVSKGTGKKEVLEYAWSEDELKLAMNKIGKGYTIQRYKGLGEMNADQLWETTMNPETRTLIRVRINDAARAERRVTTLMGDKVEPRRKWIESNVAFGLEEETNILDNDNLSVVEED